A single genomic interval of Lacrimispora sphenoides JCM 1415 harbors:
- a CDS encoding cache domain-containing sensor histidine kinase gives MKSNQYKDYIKKSFMKYALSIISLLFVLVLLFLLINVQWIISGPNKRNHIHLSGILDQQFLLYQKGLTELTQNPDLQTALNSTDPADITANNRLLYDFTNSQTIRSSFTLLDQNGRIVSSNLFAGNQEIFHESDIFRRMTSQMQEQPEKIFTLPSRLNYANEQAGDLILGKAVIMDGTLTGYLFFDLLDTYLYEIIREYPLDDVIITDRYDNLIFSISRQQTDPIDKYPSGKYRMDWQEGSVVKVNGKHYHIQKSSLPGSSLILYTLVSTEYQKDLLFYGIVFMLIVGILLVIISLPVTEHITQKNLLAINELQKSIEQMGKGNMDYQLRSKVFDEFQKLDDAYRHMVIQREELLKYNSELSERKRTMEIKQLEEQFNPHFIFNVMETLRYEIMIDAAKASDMVQSFARLMRYSIYYGSTIVSLRTDIEYINDYLLLQKMRYNRRLKYHIDIPEELLEYRIPKLLLQPVVENSLVHGMKNTHSISITITGRVHGDLLELCVEDDGSGIDGERLASLRAGLELEDGYKEHIGLYNSHRVVRLLYGPGYGVTIESQPGSGTRVTVTMPADMEDYYV, from the coding sequence ATGAAAAGTAATCAGTACAAAGACTATATCAAAAAATCCTTTATGAAATACGCACTATCCATCATCTCACTATTATTTGTGCTGGTGCTTTTATTCCTACTAATCAATGTACAATGGATAATCTCCGGTCCAAATAAAAGAAATCACATTCACTTATCCGGCATCCTGGATCAACAATTCCTTCTCTATCAAAAAGGACTGACCGAACTCACCCAAAATCCGGATCTTCAGACCGCACTAAACAGCACAGACCCTGCCGACATCACCGCAAACAACCGGCTTCTTTATGACTTTACCAACTCCCAGACCATCCGTTCATCATTTACACTCTTAGACCAGAATGGACGCATCGTCAGCAGCAACCTATTTGCCGGCAACCAGGAGATTTTCCATGAAAGTGATATCTTTCGCCGAATGACCAGTCAGATGCAGGAACAGCCCGAAAAGATCTTCACACTGCCAAGCCGGTTAAACTATGCCAATGAACAGGCAGGGGATTTAATTCTTGGCAAAGCTGTGATAATGGACGGCACTCTTACCGGCTACCTGTTTTTTGACCTGCTGGATACCTATCTTTATGAGATCATCCGCGAATATCCTCTGGATGATGTTATCATCACGGACCGATATGACAATCTTATCTTTTCTATCAGCCGCCAGCAGACTGACCCCATAGACAAATACCCTTCCGGAAAATACCGGATGGACTGGCAGGAAGGAAGTGTGGTAAAGGTCAATGGAAAACATTATCACATTCAAAAAAGCTCACTTCCCGGGAGTTCTTTAATCCTATATACACTGGTTTCCACTGAATATCAAAAAGATCTCCTGTTTTACGGCATTGTATTCATGCTCATTGTAGGCATCCTACTGGTCATTATTTCATTGCCTGTAACCGAACACATTACCCAGAAAAACCTTCTGGCCATCAATGAGCTCCAGAAATCCATTGAACAGATGGGAAAAGGAAATATGGACTATCAGCTCCGTTCTAAAGTATTTGATGAATTCCAGAAGCTGGATGATGCATACCGCCACATGGTAATACAGCGGGAAGAGCTGCTGAAATATAACAGTGAACTGTCCGAACGAAAACGGACCATGGAAATCAAGCAATTAGAAGAACAATTTAACCCTCATTTTATTTTCAATGTGATGGAGACCCTAAGGTATGAAATTATGATTGATGCGGCAAAAGCCTCTGATATGGTTCAGTCCTTCGCCAGACTCATGCGCTACAGCATCTATTATGGCAGCACCATAGTCTCCCTCAGAACGGATATTGAATATATCAATGATTATCTCCTGTTACAAAAAATGCGCTATAACCGACGCCTAAAATATCATATTGATATTCCGGAGGAACTGCTGGAATACCGGATTCCCAAGCTGCTGCTGCAGCCGGTTGTGGAGAATTCCCTGGTTCACGGCATGAAAAATACCCACTCCATCTCCATTACGATCACAGGCCGAGTGCATGGAGACCTCCTGGAGCTGTGTGTGGAGGATGACGGAAGCGGGATTGATGGAGAACGCCTTGCCAGTCTGCGGGCCGGACTGGAATTGGAGGACGGATATAAGGAGCATATTGGTCTCTATAATTCCCATCGTGTTGTCCGTCTGTTATATGGTCCTGGATACGGTGTGACCATCGAAAGCCAGCCAGGTTCCGGCACACGGGTCACAGTAACCATGCCGGCAGATATGGAGGATTATTATGTATAA
- a CDS encoding response regulator transcription factor: MYKVLLVEDEDIIRKGLMFMVNWQEINCVVVGEAIDGVDGIQKIKDNEPDIVIVDINMPIMNGLQMLEESIKEYGYEAIIVSGYSEFEFAKKAIRLGVTEYLLKPVDFTELYDAILKITEKLEANTRIKGYIRQIDLEKKKLGILETDISETVTFKNKYVSSMVKYIEEHYSSRLSLTDLSEVYNLSCTYLNTKFKSETGYTFNDFLNRYRMQKAVELLKSDQYKVYEIAEMVGFSEYKYFIKVFKKYIGCSPAKFMEAGDGK, encoded by the coding sequence ATGTATAAGGTTCTACTTGTAGAAGATGAAGATATCATCAGAAAAGGTCTGATGTTCATGGTAAATTGGCAGGAAATCAACTGCGTAGTCGTAGGCGAAGCCATAGACGGAGTCGATGGCATCCAAAAGATCAAAGACAATGAGCCCGACATCGTAATTGTAGATATCAATATGCCCATCATGAACGGTCTGCAGATGTTGGAAGAAAGCATTAAAGAATACGGTTATGAAGCCATTATCGTATCCGGATACAGTGAATTTGAATTTGCAAAAAAGGCGATCCGCCTTGGCGTCACAGAATATCTGTTAAAACCCGTGGATTTTACAGAACTTTATGATGCGATTCTTAAGATAACCGAGAAACTGGAAGCGAATACACGAATAAAGGGATACATCCGGCAAATCGATCTGGAGAAGAAAAAGCTTGGCATATTAGAAACAGATATTTCTGAAACCGTCACCTTCAAAAATAAATATGTGAGCTCCATGGTAAAGTATATCGAAGAGCATTATTCTTCCCGTCTTTCCTTAACCGATTTAAGCGAAGTATATAATCTTTCCTGTACCTATCTGAATACGAAATTCAAAAGCGAGACCGGCTACACCTTCAATGATTTTTTGAACCGTTACCGGATGCAGAAAGCTGTGGAACTTCTGAAATCAGATCAATATAAGGTATATGAAATTGCTGAGATGGTGGGATTTTCTGAATATAAGTATTTTATTAAAGTGTTTAAGAAATATATAGGCTGCTCTCCTGCTAAATTTATGGAGGCAGGGGATGGGAAGTAA